The Cytobacillus sp. NJ13 sequence CTTTTTATCTAATTTAACTATTCTGTTAAAAGTGTCAGATTTTGTTGAAAACCGCAGAATAGAGTCATATATTAACAACATGTGCAAAGAACTATCGACAATCAAAATTATATATTTTTTTTTTTATAAAAGACAAGGTTTGAGAATACCAGGGGGTGATATCCTTGTCGACTGTATTATTTGGAACGATAGAATATTATGAAAGAGAGTTAATCAGCTATTTTACAAATAATCATATAAGCAGTAAAGATGATGCAACCATGAAAATATTCATCATGCTTGAAGCGGAAATATTCAAGGTCTTTCTATTTGACGAAGCGATCCGGATTAATTGTATGCAAAATCTTTTAAAAGCATTTTGCCGGGTGTCTGAAACATACTTGGTTAAAAAGTAGCCATTATAATGAATAGCGCAATTAAGAGGTCCCTGTGTGAGAGACCTCTTCGTTAATAGTATTTAATTCAGAATCGTAACTTTTACCTCTTTTCTTCCCCATTGCATGGCATCTGGTGCGGCAGGAATAAACACATCAATTTCATTTCCTTTAATTCCTCCGCCAATATCCTCGGCAGTAGCATAGCCGTATCCTTCTACAAATACTTTAGAACCCAAAGGAATTACGTCCGGATCCACCGCAATTACTTTTGCATCCGGGTTATCGATAAGATTTACTCCTGTTTTTGTAATGCCGATGCATCCTTCGCAGCTGGCTGTATAGGCAGTTGCAGTGACAGTAAGGCTTTTGCCCGCTTCAGCTGCAGGCTGTTCTGTGTTAGCAGCTTTTACTACTGTTTTAGGTTTTGTTTCCTTCGCTGAGCCATTTTTATAGATGATAAGCTCTAAACCAGGTTTAATAAGGTCTGAGTTCAGCTGATTCCATTTTTTAAGGTTATGTACATTAATACCGTATGTTTTGGCAATATTCCATAGCGTATCACCGGATTTTACTATGTATATTTCTTCAGGTGAAACATCGAGTTTATCATTCGGATGAATCAAATCACCAGTTAGACCATTCCAGTTTTTAATATCCTGAACGGACACTTCATGTTTTTGTGCTATGGACCACAGGGTATCCCCTTTGTTTACCGTTACTTCTTCTGCATATGCGCTCACACCTGCAGTACTCCAGATGGTTATAGCTGCGAGCAGATAATAAAAATACTTTTTCATATTAAACCTCCTAATAGCTTGGTTGACAATTTCTATGCTAGCACAGAAAATTCTGAGAAAAAGAACAGGGGAGTTATAATTCAATTACGCACATTTCAGGAAATTAACGAAGTAATGGCAAAACATAATAATGTTCATAATAGATGAACAAAAAGCATTAGAAATGGTCATATTTGATATATTTAATCCTTAAGATGGTTTAAATAGAAACTTTTGTATATGTTTTATATTCCAATATGCAAATACAGTAATATTGGTAGAACGGGAACTGACCGATAAATTGGAAAAGTGACTGATAAAAGAGCAGAACTAGCCGATAAAATACAATTCTGACCGATAAACGGTGAAAACTGACCGAAAACTTGAAGAACAAGGTTTTATTTTAAAAAACAGCATATATATAAGAAGTTACAGGATAAGGAGCTGCATTTTCTTTAGAGATAAAAAGATATATAAGTGAGCTGTTAATGAAAAATCTCCTAAGGTGTTAGATATCTCACTGACAAAGCAGTAAGTTTAATTTTTAATGGTAGATGAATATAAAGAAGAATTTAATGGATATTGACTGGAGGCAAGCTCATATAATCTAAGGAAGGTGAGTCACAGGCTTAAAACTGCGTATGGAAATTCTCTCTCGGCGCTCCGATTTGGCGCATAGTGAGAATTTCCAATAATAGTCTGAGGTTGTGTCGACACATGGGGGAGTAGGGTGTATAATGGTTACGGTTACATGTTTAAATGTTGTGAAAATTTTCAGCATTGGAGGGGATGGGCATGGAGCTTTGGAATTTATATCAGAATAACTATTTGATAGTTTTTGTGTTTTTGTGCCTGGGAGTTTTACTGCCTGTGGTGGCTTTGTTTTTGGGCAAGCTTTTGCGGCCTTATAAGCCATATGATACGAAGTATACCACATATGAGAGCGGGATTGAGCCATTCCATGATTCGAGGGTGCAGTTCAATGTCCGCTATTATATTTTTGCCCTGATGTTTGTCATTTTTGATGTAGAGACGGTATTTTTGTATCCGTGGGCTGTGGCCTATGAGAAACTTGGGATTTTTGCATTGATTGAGATGCTGATTTTTGTATTTATGCTAGTAATTGGACTTGTTTATGCATGGAAAAAGAAGGTGCTGAAATGGATTTAAAGTTGGATAATATTACACCAGAAGAAATGGAAGAACTGCAGCGTAATGTGTTTATGGCAACTTTGGAACAGATTAAAGCGTGGGCGCGAAGTAATTCATTGTGGCCAATGACCTTCGGGCTTGCTTGTTGTGCCATTGAAATGATGGGTGTAGGTTCATCACACTATGATTTGGATCGTTTCGGATCTTTTTTCCGTACATCTCCCCGTCAGTCTGATGTCATGATTGTATCAGGTACAGTGACAAAGAAAATGGCGCCAATTGTCCGCCGTCTGTATGATCAGATGCCTGAACCAAAATGGGTGATTGCAATGGGCTCCTGTGCAACTGCGGGCGGGCCATATGTTAAATCTTACTCAGTTGTAAAAGGGGTCGACCAGATTGTCCCTGTTGATGTATACATACCAGGATGCCCGCCGAACCCGGCAGCATTGATTTATGGAATAAATAAGCTAAAAGAAAAAATCCGTTATGAGGCTAAGACCGGGAAGAAGGTGATCTAACCTATGAGCGGAGAAAAAGATCTTGAACAGCTGAAAAAAGAAGCAGCAGCTAAAGCGAAGGCCGCTGCTCTAGCAAAGATGAAAGCGAAAGAGCAGGGTGAAGCGAAGGAAGAATCACCTGCAGAAGACATGGATCTGGCAAAGCAAAAAGCCGCCGCAGCCGCGAAGGCAAAGGCCGCTGCCCTAGCAAAGATGAAAGCGAAAGAGCAGGGTGAAGCAAAGGAAGAATCACCTGCAGAAGAAATGGATCTGGCAAAGCAAAAAGCCGCCGCAGCCGCGAAGGCAAAGGCCGCTGCCCTAGCAAAGATGAAAGCGAAAGAGCAGGGTGAAGCAAAGGAAGAATCACCTGCAGAAGAAATGGATCTGGCAAAGCAAAAAGCCGCCGCAGCTGCGAAAGCGAAGGCCGCTGCTCTAGCAAAGATGAAAGCGAAAGAGCAGGGTGAAGCGAAGGAAGAATCACCTGCAGAAGAAATGGATCTGGCAAAGCAAAAAGCCGCCGCAGCTGCGAAAGCGAAGGCCGCTGCTCTAGCAAAGATGAAAGCGAAAGAACAGGGTGAAGCAAAGGAAGAATCACCTGTGGAAGATATAGACATTGCCAAGCAAAAAGCAGCCGCCGCCGCAAAAGCAAAGGCCGCAGCAGCCGCGAAGGCGAAAGCCGCTGCTCAAGCAAAACAAGCTGGCGGGGATGACGAAAAAGCAAAAGCGATTGCAGCCGCAAAGGCTAAAGCAGCCGCTGCCGCAAAAGCAAAATTAGCTGCTGCAGGAAAAGCTGGCGGATCAGCTGATGATGAAAAGGCCAAGGCAATCGCGGCAGCGAAAGCAAAGGCCGCAGCTGCAGCCGCCGCAAAGGCTAAAGCAGCCGGAAGCAAGGCTGACACCGAACCAGCTGCAGAAAAAGCTCCATCAGTTAATCAGCCTTATCTTGATAAATATGTGAAGGTAATTGAAGAAAACCTTGGTGCTGACGTTCTTGAAGAGTACTATATTAATGATCTTTCCAAGGATGTGCCGACTTTGGTTGCCAAGGCTGAATCATATTTTAAATTGGCAGAATTCCTGAAATATAATGAACAACTTGGCTTTGATTACCTATCAGAGCTTCATGGCACTGATTTTGAGACCCATATGGAAGTGTATGCTCACTTATACTCATACAAAAAGCGTCAATCTGTTGCACTTAAGGTTAAAGTTGACCGCGATAAGCCCGAAATCGATTCTCTGCAGCCGTTATGGGCAGGAGCGGATTGGCCGGAATGTGAAACGTATGATTTGCTGGGCATCCAGTTCAAGGGACACCCTAACTTATATCGAATAATGCTTGGGGAAGACTGGATCGGGCATCCGCTGCGCAAAGACTATGAACCGTACGATGTGGAGGTGTAACCAATGCTGCGAACCGAAGAAATGCTATTGAATGTTGGACCTCAGCATCCAAGTACGCACGGTGTTTTCCGCCTTGTTCTGAAAATTGACGGTGAGATCATCAAAGAGGCGAAACCGGTCATCGGCTATTTGCACCGCGGAACGGAGAAATTGGCTGAAAACCTGCAGTATACACAAATTATTCCTTATACAGACCGAATGGACTATCTTGCCGCTATGACGAATAATTATATCCTTGTCCATGCCGTTGAAACGATGATGGACCTTAAAATTCCGGAACGGGCCGAATATCTGCGGGTAATTACCATGGAACTTGGCCGAATTGCCAGCCATCTCGTATGGTGGGGTACCTATTTGCTGGATATTGGAGCGACAAGTCCATTCCTTTATGCATTCAGAGAACGTGAAATGATTATCAATATGCTGAATGAAATATCCGGGGGCCGCTTAACGTTTAACTATATGCGTGTCGGCGGTGTAAAATGGGATGCTCCTGAAGGCTGGATTGATAAAGTAAGAGAGTTTATTCCCTATATGCGCGAACAGCTGAAAGGCTATCATCAGCTTGTAACAGGAAATGAAATTTTCATGAACCGTGTCAAAGGGGTAGGAAAGTATACGAAAGAGGATGCTTTAAACTACTCGCTGAGCGGTGCAAATCTCCGCTGCACAGGTGTGAAATGGGACCTCCGCAAAGATGAGCCATACTCCATCTATGACCGCTTCGATTTCGATGTTGCCGTTCAGGACGGAGGGGATGCTTGGGCCAGGTATCATGTGCGCATGCAGGAAATTGAAGAATCATTAAAGATCCTTGAACAGGCTGTTGAACAATTCCCTTCAGAAGGCGATATTCTGGCAAAAGTGCCAAAAATCATTAAAGCACCTAAAGGAGAAGCGTTTGTTAGAATCGAGTCTCCGCGGGGAGAAATCGGCTGCTATATCGCGAGTGATGGAAAGAAGGAACCATACCGGTTAAAATTCCGGAGACCATCATTCTATAATCTTCAAATTCTCCCTAAATTGCTTGAAGGCGAAAACATTGCGAACTTGATTGCTATTTTAGGGGCAATTGATATTGTCCTTGGGGAGGTGGACGGTTAATGGTAGAAGAACTTCTCTATTCCGAAGCAGGTTTGCTGAATTTCGGTATTTTCTTCTTGCTTGCCACCGTTTTGCTATTAGTCGTTTTGGGATTTGTTACTTACGCCATTCTGGCAGAACGTAAAGTCATGGGATTTATGCAGCTGCGCCATGGCCCGAATCAGGTCGGCGGACGCTGGGGGCTGCTGCAGACCGTTGCTGACGTATTAAAGCTTTTATTAAAAGAAGACACCATTCCTAAGCTAGCAGACAGGCCATTGTTCATACTCGCACCGGTCATTGCGTTTGCACCGGCATTTATGGTGCTGGCGACGATTCCTTTTACAGATAAACTTCAGTTTGCTGATATTGGAGTTGGGCTGCTGTATTACATTGCCATTTCCGGGCTGACAACTGTCGGTATTGTCACAGGAGCATGGGCTTCCAATAATAAATATGCTCTGCTTGGCGGAATGCGTGCCGCGGCCCAGATGATTTCTTATGAGATTCCGCTCGTTATGTCTGTATTAGGCATTATCCTTTTAACAGGCAGCTTAAACCTCAATGAGATCGTAGAAGCGCAAAAAAATGGCTGGTTCATCATTTGGCAGCCAATTGCTTTCATTGTATTCCTGATTGCTTCGACAGCGGAGCTGAACCGTGTTCCGTTTGACTTGCCTGAAGCAGAATCAGAGCTTGTCGCAGGTTTTCATGTTGAATATTCCGGCTTCCGCTGGGCGTTCTTCATGCTTGCGGAATATGTATATTTCTTTGCAATGGCTTCATTGACAACCGTCTTATTCCTTGGCGGATGGCTGCCGCTTCCGTTCCTGGAATTCATTCCGGGTGCCGTTTGGTTTGCGCTTAAGTTTACGGCTGTAATCTTTATCTTGGTTTGGTTCCGTGTGACATTCCCGCGCCTTCGTGCAGACCAGCTCATGGAATTTGGCTGGAAGGTTCTGCTGCCGGTTGCGCTTGCGAATATTTTCTTAACAGCTTTGCTGAAAGAATGGCTGAATATATTTTAATTGAGGACCGGCCGATAAAACTTCGAGAACTGTCTAGCTCCAGGCGCTTATCGGCTCGAGGTCATAAGCCAATCCGTCCAAAAGGTTAAAAAACAACCTTTTAGCCGGCTCGTCTTATGCTTGAGTCCCGCAGGACAAGGAAGGCCTTCGTCAGCATAAACATCGCACGACCGAAAGCGACAGCTTTTGAGAGGATGCGGATCATGCAGACGTTGCCACAGGACGTGGCGGTTTTAGTCTGCGTTCCTTAATAAGCGGGCGCCTTCCGCATTACTAAACAAGGGGTGAAAAAACATGCTTGGTTTAGCGAAAGGATTATCGTATACCCTAAAAAACCTGACACGCAAAAAGGTGACCTATGACTATCCGAATGAACCGCTTCCGCTACCGGACCGGTTCAGGGGAATTCAAAAGTTCTATCCGGAAAAATGCATCGTGTGCAATCAGTGTGCAAATATTTGTCCAACGGATTGCATCCAGCTGACAGGCAAAAAACATCCGGACCCTGCCAAGAAGGGGAAAATCATTGATACCTATGATATCAACTTCGAAATTTGCATCCTTTGCGACTTGTGTACAGAGGTCTGCCCAACCGAAGCAATTATCATGACCAATAATTTTGAACTGGCGGAATTTAGCCGTGATGAGCTGTTTAAAAATCTTGAATGGCTTGATGAAAATGATGAAAATATACGGAAGGTGAATAAAGCATGACGTTTTCAGGTGAGTTTTTAGCGTTTATGTCTCTAGCTTTAGTTGCGGTCATCGGCGGCGTGCTTTTATTGAACCTTACCAAAGTCGTGCATATGGTTGTCGCTCTTGTATTTACATTTGTAAGCATCGCCGGAATTTACGTGCTGCTTTCAGCTGAATTCCTGGCTGCGGTCCAGATCTTGATTTACTCTGGAGCGATTACCATCATCATGCTGTTTGGAATCATGCTGACACGCCATAACGATACAAGCGAGCCCAAAACCGGACGCTGGCGTAAGCTGTTATTATTCCTGGGTGTGCTTGGTTTTGCTTTCGCAGTCTACATCGGGATTTATAATCTCGATTTGCCGTCAGCGCCGAATGACCTTCATGTCAATAATACAGAGCAAATCGGAATTGAGCTTTACTCAAAATTCATTATTCCGTTTGAAGTAACATCTGTCCTATTATTGGTCGCTTTGATTGGTTCCATTGTTCTGGCCAAAAAAGACGATGAAAAGGAGGCAGAAAAGGAATGAGTACAGTTCCCGTTCAAGCTTATCTGGCATTGGCACTAATCCTCTTCTGCATTGGTCTGTATGGTGCCTTGACTAAGCGCAATACTGTGATTGTCCTGATCTCAATCGAACTGATGCTGAATGCAGTAAATATTAATCTTGTGGCATTCAGCAAATTTGGCATCACACCGTCCATTACGGGACAGATTTTTACGCTATTTGTCATTGCGGTTGCCGCAGCAGAAGTGGCAGTAGGTATAGCAATCCTGATTTCACTTTACCGAAACAAAAAGAGCGTTAACATTGATGAAATGGATGCCATGAAGCACTAAAGACACTTTTAAAAATGCAGCCGGACTGGCTCATACTAGAGAAAAGAATAGGCGGCCATACCTGGCAATGCCTTTATGGACCTGGTTCATAAGGTCCCAATCTGACACGCTGTGCTATGAGGTGTGTTCAAAAAAGGGGATTGTGATAATGATGGAGAATGCATGGATCATACCGCTTTTCCCGCTTTTATCGTTTTTGTTCCTTATTTTATTCGGCAAACGGCTAAAAGAAGCGAGTGCATATATAGGAATTCTGTTTACCCTGGCATCGCTTGTCTATTCAATATTGGTGCTATTTGACCGGTTTTCGGCACCAACTTATAAAGCAGAAGGCGTTTGGCTGACTATAGGGGATGTACAGTTAACAGCGGGTTTTGAAGTTAATCAGTTAAATGCACTGATGCTGGTGATTGTATCACTTGTCAGTTTTCTGGTACATACGTATTCGAAAGGCTATATGCAGGGTGATGACCGTTTCCCTGTTTTCTATGCCTATTTAGGTTTATTTACATTTGCGATGCTGGGCCTTGTCATCTCGCCTAATCTGCTTCAGACGTACTTCTTCTGGGAGCTTGTCGGACTTGGTTCCTTCTTGCTGATCGGTTTCTATTTTTACAAAGAGGAAGCAAAGGCAGCGGCTAAAAAAGCATTTATCATGACCCGTATTGGAGACGTCGGCCTTTTGATCGGAATGATTCTATTATTCTGGCAGGCTGGCAGCTTTGAGTATGATGAAATTTTTGCAGCTGTTGAAGCTGGTGCCATTTCGGGCACAATGATTACGTTAACAGCCATTCTTATTTTTGTAGGGGCTGTCGGTAAATCGGGCCAGTTCCCGCTGCATACCTGGCTTCCAGACGCAATGGAAGGACCGACGCCGGTCTCCGCATTAATCCATGCAGCGACAATGGTAGCGGCTGGTGTGTATTTAGTGGCAGCGCTGTTCCCGCTGTTTGCAGCAAGTGAAACAGCATTGATGACAGTTGCTGTAATTGGGGCGTTCACAGCCATTTTTGCGGCAAGCATCGGCCTGGTCCAAAAGGATATTAAGCGGGTGCTCGCTTATTCAACCGTCAGCCAGCTTGGCTATATGATGCTGGCGCTGGGTTCTGCCGGATATGTAGCCGGTGTATTCCATTTAATGACACATGCCTTTTTCAAGGCCTTGCTGTTTCTTGCAGCCGGAAGTGTCATCCACGCGGTTCATACACAGAATATTGAACATATGGGCGGATTATGGAAAAAGCTGCGCGTGACTGGCCCTCTATTCCTGATTGGGACACTGGCGATCAGCGGGGTTCCATTATTTTCAGGATTCTTCAGTAAAGATGAGATTTTAATTGCTGCCTGGGCACATGGAAATACAGTGCTGTTCTGGCTAGCGGTGATTGCTGCGTTCTTTACGGCATTTTATATGTTCCGTCTGTTCTTTATGGTTTTCGCTGGTGAAGCAAGAACCGATATGAAAAATGTTCACGAGTCGCCTAGTGTTATGACGGTGCCGATGGTGGTCCTAGGGGTGCTGGCTGTAGTGGCTGGGTATGTGAATACGCCATGGTTTGGTACGTTTCTTGGTGATTGGCTCGTGGAAGATAACCATGCTCTGGGCCATGGCCATATTGAGGGGCCTGCATGGATAATGATTGTCGCCACTGCTGTATCCCTGCTTGGAATTTTCCTTGCCTGGCTAATGTACGGCAAACGCTCGCTTTCCCGTGACTGGCTTACAAGCAGGATGCCACTTTCATACAGCGTTTTGTACAATAAATACTATATAGATGAATTCTATTCTCTGACAGTGGTGAATGGAGCGAAATTCATTAGCTCATTCCTGCGCTTCCTGGAAGTGTTCCTGGTTGAAGGACTTGTAAAGAGCGTAACTGGAATCACGTCTGCCCTCGGAAGACTTGGTTCTAAATTTCAAAATGGCCAGATTCAGACTTACGGAACAGTGGCGTTTGTCGGGCTTGCTATTTTAGTAGTCATCTATGCGTTTACAGGGGGGTACTTAAAATGAATTTAGCTTATTTTCTATCCATTTTAGTTTTCTCCCCGCTGCTTGGTATTTTAGTATTATCATTCCTGCCGAAAACACAGGAATCATTGATCAAGACTGTTGGTTTCCTGGCTACCATTCCGGCACTGGTATTGGCGCTGATAGCCTATTTTCAATACCGGGCAGGTGCAAGCCTGGAACAGCTGAATGAAAAAGTCAGCTGGATTCAGTTTGGAGATTCCGGCCAGCTGGGCAACCTTTTTTCCATTGATTATGAACTGGGGCTGGATGGATTTTCATTAATCATGGTGGTGCTCACAGCTGTGCTATCCACACTGGCAGCTATTGCTTCTATTCATATTAAAAAAGAATGGAAGGGCTACTTCATGCTTTTCCTGCTGCTTGAAGTCGGCATGCTTGGTGTATTTGCGGCTGAAAACATGATTCTTTTCTTTATTTTCTTTGAAATCACTTTGATTCCGACCTTCTTCCTGATCGGGAAATGGGGTTACTTTGAAAAGGAAAATGCAGCATACAGCTTCCTGATCTATAACGGACTCGGATCTGCTGTTCTGCTGATTGTTATTATGGTGCTGTTTGCCCGTACTGGCACAGCTAATATCGATGCTTTGATGGCCGCGATGAACGCGGATAATCCGCAGCTGGTTGCGCCAATCTCTGAAAATATGAAAATGGGCATGCTGATTGCGCTTTTAATTGCATTTGGTGTGAAGCTTCCTATATTCCCGCTGCATAGCTGGATGGTAAGGGTGCACGTACAAGCTCCGCCATCAATCGTCATGCTGCACGCCGGGGTGCTTTTGAAAATAGGGGCATTCGGTTTAATCCGCTTCGGCATGGGAATATTTCCTGAGCAATTCCAAAGCCTTGCTGTATGGCTGGCGGTCCTCGGAGTCGTGAATTTACTGTACGGAGCCTTTCTGGCGTTTGTTCAGACCGATTTTAAAATGGTGCTTGCCTACTCCTCTATTTCCCACATGGGAATCGTTTTAATCGGGTTAGGCGCATTAAATGAGGCAGGAATCCAGGGGGCGATTTTCCAGGTTGTTTCTCACGGCTTAATCGCAGCACTTTTATTCTTCCTTGTCGGTGTTTTTTATGAACGCGTTCAAACCTCCAATATTCAAAATCTCGGCGGTCTGGCAAAAGGGATGCCGATTACAGCAGGCTTCCTGCTTGCAGGGGCTATGGCCTCACTTGGCCTGCCTGGCATGTCAGGGTTTGTAAGTGAATTTATGGCCTTCCTTGGCCTGTTTAAAGAAATGCCGGTTCTTGCTGCAGTCGGTACTATCGGAATCATTATGACAGCTGTTTACCTGCTTCGCGCGGTACTGGGCATCACATACGGCAAAGCGCATAGAGACTTTGCCGGCGTAACGGATATGAAAAAGTTTGAGTTTGTGCCTGTCCTGGTCTTAGTCGGCTTAATTGTCCTGATTGGTGTTTATCCAAGTGTACTGAGTGAACCGCTGACATCTACACTTGAAACGATCATGCTAGGGATAGGAGGGTGATGAAGGATGGATCTCGAAACATTATTATCTTATGAATGGGGCATTATGACACCGGAGTTCATCATCCTTGGTGTTGCGACCGCTCTTTCACTAATGGATTTATTTATGCCGAAAACACAAAGCCGGAAAATTCTCGGCTGGGTCGGTTTTGCTGGAATTCTGGCAGCGCTTGTTTCCTTACTGGGCCTTATCGGACATGGACCGGAATCCATTTTGCTTGATACGTTCAGGCTTGATTCCTTTGCAAAAGCTTTTAAGCTGCTGCTTTTGATCGGATCGGCAATGGTACTGCTGATTGCCATTGGCTATGAGCCAAATGAAGGATTGGAAGAATTCAGGGGGGAATTTTTCTATCTCTTCATGGCCGCATTGCTTGGAGCGATGATCATGTCTTCAAGCGGAGACTTAATTACCCTGTTTGTGGGACTTGAGCTTCTATCCATCTCGTCCTATATTCTGGCAGGCATGAGAAAAAGAAATCTGCATTCAAATGAATCTGCCATGAAATATGTGATAAATGGCAGTATCGCCACAGCGATCACTTTGTTTGGAATGAGTTATGTATACGGTTTAACTGGAACTACGAACTTAAAGGAAATGGCCGGATTTTTGACATCTGTCTATAACGAGCAGCATATTTACCTGCTTGGCCTTGCGTTCTTTATGATTGTGGTTGGGCTATCCTTTAAATTGGCAGCAGCACCGTTTCATATGTGGGCGCCTGATGTGTACCAGGGCGCACCTACACCTGTAACAGCTTTTTTAAGTGTAGTTTCCAAAACAGCCGGGTTCATAATCATTATTCGCATCCTGTTCTCAATCTTTGCGAATGCACCATCCGGTGATGCACAGGGGCTGCCAATGATTCTTGCTCTCCAGGATTACATTGCCTTCCTGGCCGGAGCCACGATGATTATTGGGAACCTGATTGCGTTAAGGCAGCGGAATATCAAGCGTTTGTTTGCCTATTCCAGTATCGCTCAGGCTGGTTATCTGCTAGTCGTCATTGCGAGCATGTCACTGTTCATGTTTGATACACTCTGGTTCTACCTGGGAGCCTACCTATTCATGAACTTGGGTGCGTTTGCAATCATCCAGCATGTGACACATAAATCGGGCTCTGAAGATATCAGCCAATTTGCGGGATTATACCGACGCGCGCCGTTTCTGGCCATTGCTATGGCCATCTTCCTGCTGTCACTTGCCGGAATTCCGGGAACAGCCGGGTTTATTGGCAAACTGAATATCTTTATGGGTGCCTTAGTGCCGAATGAAGGCCATTATGTATTGGTATCGATTATGATTGCGACAACAGTCGTTTCATACTTCTATTACTTCGGCGTAATGGTGCAGATGTTCTTCAGGCCGGCAGCTGATACAGGAAAGGTTAAGATCCCAGCTGCATTAACAGCTGTTATCGGCATCAGCCTAGCAGCAACCATCCTGTTTGGAGTGGCACCGAATATCGCGTTTGACTTCCTGCAGGGCAATTTCAACCAGTTTACTGATTTCTTTCAATAAAGTAAAATCGCTTTTTAAAATGTGGATTTTAAAAAGCTGTACCAAAAAGGGGACAAAAATAGGAGGGGAAATTTTCCCCTTCTTTTTGTTTGCCCCTGTTTACACTTCGTGTTTTTTCGACAATTCGATATAATGGACTTACAAACTGCGAAAAAGAAAGAAACTTAATTTTCAAAAAATATCCAGTTATGAAACTTACCTGATAGTATAAACGTCAAATGGTATTGTAGCGCACAAAACAGGTAAGCGACGTGGCAAACTTTTAAGGGAGGGAAGAAGATGATATCAGGATTTGGGCAGCAGGCACTTATCAGCATTATGTCTCATCTGGTGTTTATTGCGCTGGCCTGGTGGGCGCTTCAGGCATTGCGGTTTGAGACCCTTTTACGGGCGAATCATGTTTTTCAGGCACGTGTATTGTATGTTCTGCTTTCCATTGTAATTGGATCAGCCGTTAGCAACTTCTTTCTCGACTATCTTTTATGGTCCCAGCAGCTTCCGCTTATATTGCAGAACATCACCTTTCTTTAGATGATGCATTTGATGGCCATATTTTTTATAAATATAGGTCTTCATACATGTTTTCAATTTGACAATTATTGAGTAAAATCTTTTTGTTGCTTGTTTTCCTGCATACATACTAGTTTGTGAAATGGTTTTCAAAGTATGCAAAAAAGGCAGGAATAGCATCATAATTAACAGTGATTTGCTGCCTTTTCAGTTTGTCAAAAAG is a genomic window containing:
- a CDS encoding NADH-quinone oxidoreductase subunit J, with protein sequence MTFSGEFLAFMSLALVAVIGGVLLLNLTKVVHMVVALVFTFVSIAGIYVLLSAEFLAAVQILIYSGAITIIMLFGIMLTRHNDTSEPKTGRWRKLLLFLGVLGFAFAVYIGIYNLDLPSAPNDLHVNNTEQIGIELYSKFIIPFEVTSVLLLVALIGSIVLAKKDDEKEAEKE
- the nuoK gene encoding NADH-quinone oxidoreductase subunit NuoK, yielding MSTVPVQAYLALALILFCIGLYGALTKRNTVIVLISIELMLNAVNINLVAFSKFGITPSITGQIFTLFVIAVAAAEVAVGIAILISLYRNKKSVNIDEMDAMKH
- the nuoL gene encoding NADH-quinone oxidoreductase subunit L, with the protein product MMENAWIIPLFPLLSFLFLILFGKRLKEASAYIGILFTLASLVYSILVLFDRFSAPTYKAEGVWLTIGDVQLTAGFEVNQLNALMLVIVSLVSFLVHTYSKGYMQGDDRFPVFYAYLGLFTFAMLGLVISPNLLQTYFFWELVGLGSFLLIGFYFYKEEAKAAAKKAFIMTRIGDVGLLIGMILLFWQAGSFEYDEIFAAVEAGAISGTMITLTAILIFVGAVGKSGQFPLHTWLPDAMEGPTPVSALIHAATMVAAGVYLVAALFPLFAASETALMTVAVIGAFTAIFAASIGLVQKDIKRVLAYSTVSQLGYMMLALGSAGYVAGVFHLMTHAFFKALLFLAAGSVIHAVHTQNIEHMGGLWKKLRVTGPLFLIGTLAISGVPLFSGFFSKDEILIAAWAHGNTVLFWLAVIAAFFTAFYMFRLFFMVFAGEARTDMKNVHESPSVMTVPMVVLGVLAVVAGYVNTPWFGTFLGDWLVEDNHALGHGHIEGPAWIMIVATAVSLLGIFLAWLMYGKRSLSRDWLTSRMPLSYSVLYNKYYIDEFYSLTVVNGAKFISSFLRFLEVFLVEGLVKSVTGITSALGRLGSKFQNGQIQTYGTVAFVGLAILVVIYAFTGGYLK
- a CDS encoding NADH-quinone oxidoreductase subunit M; protein product: MNLAYFLSILVFSPLLGILVLSFLPKTQESLIKTVGFLATIPALVLALIAYFQYRAGASLEQLNEKVSWIQFGDSGQLGNLFSIDYELGLDGFSLIMVVLTAVLSTLAAIASIHIKKEWKGYFMLFLLLEVGMLGVFAAENMILFFIFFEITLIPTFFLIGKWGYFEKENAAYSFLIYNGLGSAVLLIVIMVLFARTGTANIDALMAAMNADNPQLVAPISENMKMGMLIALLIAFGVKLPIFPLHSWMVRVHVQAPPSIVMLHAGVLLKIGAFGLIRFGMGIFPEQFQSLAVWLAVLGVVNLLYGAFLAFVQTDFKMVLAYSSISHMGIVLIGLGALNEAGIQGAIFQVVSHGLIAALLFFLVGVFYERVQTSNIQNLGGLAKGMPITAGFLLAGAMASLGLPGMSGFVSEFMAFLGLFKEMPVLAAVGTIGIIMTAVYLLRAVLGITYGKAHRDFAGVTDMKKFEFVPVLVLVGLIVLIGVYPSVLSEPLTSTLETIMLGIGG
- the nuoN gene encoding NADH-quinone oxidoreductase subunit NuoN, with protein sequence MDLETLLSYEWGIMTPEFIILGVATALSLMDLFMPKTQSRKILGWVGFAGILAALVSLLGLIGHGPESILLDTFRLDSFAKAFKLLLLIGSAMVLLIAIGYEPNEGLEEFRGEFFYLFMAALLGAMIMSSSGDLITLFVGLELLSISSYILAGMRKRNLHSNESAMKYVINGSIATAITLFGMSYVYGLTGTTNLKEMAGFLTSVYNEQHIYLLGLAFFMIVVGLSFKLAAAPFHMWAPDVYQGAPTPVTAFLSVVSKTAGFIIIIRILFSIFANAPSGDAQGLPMILALQDYIAFLAGATMIIGNLIALRQRNIKRLFAYSSIAQAGYLLVVIASMSLFMFDTLWFYLGAYLFMNLGAFAIIQHVTHKSGSEDISQFAGLYRRAPFLAIAMAIFLLSLAGIPGTAGFIGKLNIFMGALVPNEGHYVLVSIMIATTVVSYFYYFGVMVQMFFRPAADTGKVKIPAALTAVIGISLAATILFGVAPNIAFDFLQGNFNQFTDFFQ
- a CDS encoding DUF1146 family protein: MISGFGQQALISIMSHLVFIALAWWALQALRFETLLRANHVFQARVLYVLLSIVIGSAVSNFFLDYLLWSQQLPLILQNITFL